The DNA segment CAACATCGGTTCAGCCCCGCACACGCGGGGAACGCGACCTGGACAGCGCGATGGAGCGGGCCAATGCTGGTTCAGCCCCGCACACGCGGGGAACGCCAGCAGCTCGACAATCTGGATGAGCCCGATCCCGGTTCAGCCCCGCACACGCGGGGAACGCGGCCCGATGGCGATCCCCCAGCACGCGTTCGCCGGTTCAGCCCCGCACACGCGGGGAACGCACTTCCTGCAAACCGTTGAAATCACCCGACTTTTCGACGTGCACTTTTGCTACCAACTTTTTATACCTCATTTCGATCATCCAACTTACTCCGAAATAGCAGGTCCCGGGCAGCATCAACATGCTTAATCGACTTCATCCGGATCTTCAACATAGCCCTCATCTTGCGGCGCCTGAAACGCCTCAAGCCAGGCCATCATCTGAGCTTCTTCTTCCTCCAAACTCTCTTTCGAAAATCTGTCCGGCTCCAGCGGCTTGAACGCAATAAGCTCCATGCCATCGCAATCCACCGGCACCCGCCGATTCTCACCATAGGTATCAAAACGATAACCAGCCTCGGTCGTCGCTCGCCAGGCGATCACGGCGTTTCCCTGATTCTCATAATCAATCTCGTCTTTGACGCGCTGCCAGATGCGTTCGCGCTGACGTTTATCGCAGTTGCCGACATACACCCCGGCGCGAATCTCCAACATCCACACCGTAAGTCGACCGCGCAGACGAGGGGCGACGTTTTCAGTGACGATGACCATCATCTCCAGTCGTCTCCGGGGTAGCGATTGCAGGACCAATCTGATCGGCGCCGGGTTTAGGCATCTCCAACCCGCCGGCCTTGAGCACGTCCTCAATCGTCGGAATCAACTTATCGAGCACCCGACTCTTTCGAAACGAGTCCCGACAGGCTCGACGCACCTGCCCGGCCGGATCGCTCGGATGCTTCGAGGCGATTTCAAACGCCAGCGGCACCACCGTCTCGAACTTAAAGAGGTCGGCAATGTCGTAGACAAAGGAGCGCGGCTTGCCGGTATGAATAAAGCCGATCGCCGGCGCATACCCCGCCGCCAGAATCGCCGCCTCCGTCACGCCATAAAGACACGACGTCGCCGCGCTCAGACACCGATTTGCCACATCCCCTTTGCCCCAATCTTTCGGATCGTAGCGTCGCCCCTTCCACTCCACGCGATAACGCTTTGCAAATTGCTTATACATCTCGCGTACCCGGGCGCCTTCAATCCCCTGAAGCTGTCGCACGCTTCGCTTAAGTGGTGCCGGCTCGCCAAAGCGAATCTCATACATGCGCCGCACCACGTTCAACCGCGCCTTCTCATCCAACAAATTTGCCGCCTGCCACAGCAGTCGATCCGACCTCGCCCCGCCGGGCTGACCCGCCGAGTAGAGCCGCACCCCGGCCTCACCGACCCACACAATCAAGGTGCCGGTCGTCGCTGCCAGGGTGGCAGCTGCATGCGAAAGCCGCGTACCCGGCTCCAGCATCAAACACGCCAGACTCCCGACCGGGATCTGCATGCGCACGCCATTCTTGTCGACGAGCACAAACGCCCCGTCGATCACGTCGATATGCCCCTTCTCCAGAAACACAAACGATGACCGCCGCCTTATCGGCATCGGCCTGGGTGGGTTATGCACAACGCGCCTCCCTGCCCCCCTGACCGGGATACCCCGGTTGCTATAGGTTTTATCAAAGAGCCCCCCCATCGCCGGCCTCAGATCACCGGTCGAACCATCATCAACCCACAACCATACGCCTTGGTCGGCCCGATGCCTTCAAAAAGAACATGCTTGAAGGCCTCCGGATCGTTGACGACCAGCTCGCCGTGCAAATCAAGGGTCGCAAAGGTCACTCCTCGACCATTTCGAGGCTTTTTGAAGGTACGACGCACGTAGTTTTCCGCACCAACGCTGGACGCTTTCACTTCAAAGCCCCCCTTCTCCGCCCTCGACTTTAGGGTCTTGCCATCCGTTTCAGACGTTGATGTGAGCCATTTAATGCCCTCGTCCCGAGCCAGATCCAGGAGCGTAAACTCCCGCGATGACCACTCTCCGGCGTCTTTAATCGCCTTCTTGGCGTTCATCACCACATCGTGAACGACCCGCTTATTGTTCTCGTCACGCCGCTTAACCACCGGGTTGATACGCACCGAAAAGGCCAGGCGCTGCCCTTTCTCCAGAGAAGGCCGAAAGTCCTTGGTCAACAGCTCAAAGACACCCTCACGGTCTTGAGGCTCCCGCTCCGACACCACATAGATCACCGGTGCCTGACTCGCTGTATCCCAGCGGTACACAAAGTCCCGCTCGCGCTCAGCATGATCCCGAAAGAGCGACCATACCAGCTGGTGCCCCTGATAATCAGAATCGCCCGCGACACTTAAACCGACGCGATGCGCCTGACGCAGGTCCACCACTGCTCGTGAGAAAAACATCACTCCTCCCTCTGCAAAAGACGCTCTCGCTCGACCGCGGCCACGCGCTCTGGCCGGTGCGAAAACTGCCAGCGCGACCGACTCCCCGGGTTATCCCAGCGCTCCGACTCCTCGAACCCGTCGATTCCGGCTGGCACCAAGGGGTCCGGCTCCCAATAGAGGCGCAGCCACTCCGGACGACGTGCGCCCAGGTTCGCCAGCACCATCGCCGCATCGTCGGTGACCGGATACTCCGCAAACGCATCGACCAACGTCGACGCCTTCACAATGACCGGGTTCAGCGGCAACGCCAGCGGACAGGACTTCCGCCCCAGATAGAGCGAAAAGGTCGGCGAGTGGAGAGCTTGTGAGATGGCCTCAAGCGTATGACTGCTATCGTCGCGCAGCCACAACGCGACCCTCGCGAACGCATCGCAACGGTACTGCCGTGTCGAGAGCATCGTGTCCCGCTTATCGTAGGCTACCTCATCACGACGCGTCGCCAGATCTCGGCCATTCTTGCCAGATGACACCTGGACGGTGTGGTAATCCTGCAACAACACCCCGGGAGACTCGACCAACAGCCCGAAACCCAGCGACGCATTAAGCGCCGCCAGTGCCTCTTCTTCGCTGCGCTTGATGCCAAGCGCAGCGGCTACCAGCCCTATGACCGCAGAACGCGTGGGGTGGTCGGCGCTGGTGCGAATCTCTCCCACCGCCACCTCCCCCCACGCCGCCATCGGCCCGTAGAGTTGAAAGGTTAAAAACGATGTCGCCATGGCGACCTCCTCATTGGGCAGCAAAGTTCAAGAGCTCATCCAGCTTGCCTTCGCCGGCCATCGCGTTGAGCACATAGCGCTCCGAGGCCACCGAACCATAGCTCGCGTCCATATTGCGCGCGGTCTCGTTGAGCTTTTTGATCCCCTCGCTGAGATAATCATCGCCACTGACCGGCTTCAAGAACGCCACCGAGAGCGAACGCGGCTGCCCATCCCCCTTCTCCGCCCACACATAGTTGGCGAAAGCTCGCGAGGCGAAGCTGTTCTGCTTACCCGAAGGCGCCATCTTCACCGCCGCCTCCACCAGCGCCTTGATGCCACGCTGCGCCAGTTCTTCGTTCCCCTCCAGGTTCTCAATGAGCTGCTTCCGATCGATGCACACGTAGACGTAGAAAACCCCCGCCCCAAACTCCAGCTCACCCATATGGGCCGAGCCCGCGTCTTCGTCGCCTTTATTCAGGTCGTCGACCGCCGTGAAAAAGTCCATCTCCACCGCCGCCTGGTGCACAGTGAGCGCATGCGCCACCTGAACGGCCGCCTCCACGTTGAACCTGGGCGTCTTGGCCAGCATCCGGCCAAACATCGCAATGTCGATGGCGGCGGCCTCCTCCTTCAGAAGCTCCAGATCGTCGTTGGTCGTATCCCGACCTTCTTCAATCAGCGTCTCGGCCAGCGCGAAAGCTCTCTCCCACTCCGCCGGGCTGAAGTGCACGATCTGCTTATGCTTATGAAACTTCGAGGCGTTCTCCACCTCCCCGAACACCTTCGCGATCGCCTCGGCCGCCTTAAGCGCTTGCTTCTCGGTGCGTCCTCCTTCAACCAGACGCTCATAAAGCTGCGGCCCCATCAACTTGGTGCGCTGCCCGCTATGCTCTCCCACCGCCTCCTGAAAGAGATCCGAGGTGCGCCAGGTGCGCTTCAGGCATTGCGACGACACCCGCAGGCGCTCTTTGCCCCCCATAATCGCCGTCTTCGGACGCCCCAGGTCGTCGCGGTTGAGGTTGGCGGGCGGGTACGAGGTCAGAAGGTGAAGCTGAAGAAAACGTTCCATGATCAATCTCCTTATTCATGAATAGTGGGCCCCTGTGGCCCGGGGTTACATGCACCTTCAATAGCTTTGGTCATTGCTCTAAAAGCGGTGCCTCAAGCCTCCTGAGGCATCCGGCTGTAATAATCCTGCGCCCAGCGCTTGCGGCGCTCCGGTCCCCAGTACACGACGTCACGGGTGAGCGCGTGCACATCGACCTTGCCGTTGAGCATCCGAATCAGACGAACCATCGCGCCATAAAGCTCCTCCCGATCCTCAATGCGCAGCAGGCGCCGAAAACGCAGCCCGCTGACCTTCGCATCGCCTCCCCCCTCCCGCGGCGTCGCCAGATGCGTCGCAAAACTTCCCCATCCCCGCGACGACTCCCCGGCCTCACCACTTAGCGAGACATGCTCGCGAACGTGGGAAAGCAGCCCGGCAACCGCTGCAAGCTGGTCGTCTCCCACCACCACTCCCACGCCTTGTAAACGACGTTGAAGCTCATAAAACGCTGGCGATCCGTACACCTGGTCGATCGACTGACAACGCCGCAACGCCGCGCGCTCACCACGTTGATGCTCCAGCCCCACCCACCAGGTGAAGACCTGCTCGCCAGCCTCTTTGCTATCGATCTTCTGAGACGTGTTTTGTGTGGCATGCTCCATAATCACCCTCCTTAGTCGTTGAGATCACTCCGCCGCAGCGGGCAGCTCCGTAATGGTCAGTTCTTTCGCAAACTTCTTCCCCTCAATGCGCAACGTTCCGCTCAATCCTCGCCGCGCCAGCACCACCGCCCGCGGGTTAAACCCTCGCCCCGGATCCGGCTCAGCCACCCGATCAAAGATCGCCAGCGCCTCGTTGCGAAGCGTCCGCCCCCACCCCACGCGCCAGGCGTTGAGCTGCGATGCATCGAGTGATTTTTGCCCCACAACCCGATCGATCTCGTCGTAGAAAAGCGGCTCCGTCGCCCCCCAGAACTCGCGTTCTAACCCGGCAAAGAGCGCCTTATCCGCCTTAGCCGCGTCCGCCACTCGCCACGTCACCTTGCCGGTGGAAGTCACATCCGGCTCACCATAAAAAGCGCGTCGCAGCGCATTCACCAGTACCGACGCCGCAAACCCCGCCCCCGCCACCATCGCCCGTGCATGCTCCTCAAAGCGCTCGCGCTGCCCCTCGGGCACAAGCACAACCGGCATCTTGCTCTCATGCCAGGAACGAACCTTGTCTTTGTCTACGTCATACCCAAACGCCCACAGCCTCTCTGTCCTAATGTTCCCAACGCCTTCGAGCTTCTGCATACGTTCAACTACCGCAGCCGGCGCTTGCCTGCCTGGATTGTTGATCGCAAAGCCCACCCAGTTTCGGTACGTAATCCCGCCCAATTGCCCTTTTGTAGGGTTAGGTGCATCCGACGGTGTTTTCCCTGCCTGGTAAGATGTCAACGGATGAATCCACGGGCCTTTGTAGTTCACGCCGTGCGGTTTATCCCGATAGCTTTCATAGGTTTGTTCGGCCCTTTCACCGCACACACCACAGTGACCCGGCGCACAATCCTGCAACTCTAAGTCAATACGCCGCGGCATCCCCCAAAACGCCTGTAGACCGTTGACCTGATCCGGATGCACCTCGGTCCCGTCGCTACTAACCACCGTTGGAGCAAGCCAGGGGAAGATCGCCTCCGGCGTGTCGACCTCACCAGC comes from the Lujinxingia sediminis genome and includes:
- the cas1e gene encoding type I-E CRISPR-associated endonuclease Cas1e, producing MPIRRRSSFVFLEKGHIDVIDGAFVLVDKNGVRMQIPVGSLACLMLEPGTRLSHAAATLAATTGTLIVWVGEAGVRLYSAGQPGGARSDRLLWQAANLLDEKARLNVVRRMYEIRFGEPAPLKRSVRQLQGIEGARVREMYKQFAKRYRVEWKGRRYDPKDWGKGDVANRCLSAATSCLYGVTEAAILAAGYAPAIGFIHTGKPRSFVYDIADLFKFETVVPLAFEIASKHPSDPAGQVRRACRDSFRKSRVLDKLIPTIEDVLKAGGLEMPKPGADQIGPAIATPETTGDDGHRH
- the cas6e gene encoding type I-E CRISPR-associated protein Cas6/Cse3/CasE — encoded protein: MFFSRAVVDLRQAHRVGLSVAGDSDYQGHQLVWSLFRDHAERERDFVYRWDTASQAPVIYVVSEREPQDREGVFELLTKDFRPSLEKGQRLAFSVRINPVVKRRDENNKRVVHDVVMNAKKAIKDAGEWSSREFTLLDLARDEGIKWLTSTSETDGKTLKSRAEKGGFEVKASSVGAENYVRRTFKKPRNGRGVTFATLDLHGELVVNDPEAFKHVLFEGIGPTKAYGCGLMMVRPVI
- the cas5e gene encoding type I-E CRISPR-associated protein Cas5/CasD, with the protein product MATSFLTFQLYGPMAAWGEVAVGEIRTSADHPTRSAVIGLVAAALGIKRSEEEALAALNASLGFGLLVESPGVLLQDYHTVQVSSGKNGRDLATRRDEVAYDKRDTMLSTRQYRCDAFARVALWLRDDSSHTLEAISQALHSPTFSLYLGRKSCPLALPLNPVIVKASTLVDAFAEYPVTDDAAMVLANLGARRPEWLRLYWEPDPLVPAGIDGFEESERWDNPGSRSRWQFSHRPERVAAVERERLLQREE
- the cas7e gene encoding type I-E CRISPR-associated protein Cas7/Cse4/CasC, producing the protein MERFLQLHLLTSYPPANLNRDDLGRPKTAIMGGKERLRVSSQCLKRTWRTSDLFQEAVGEHSGQRTKLMGPQLYERLVEGGRTEKQALKAAEAIAKVFGEVENASKFHKHKQIVHFSPAEWERAFALAETLIEEGRDTTNDDLELLKEEAAAIDIAMFGRMLAKTPRFNVEAAVQVAHALTVHQAAVEMDFFTAVDDLNKGDEDAGSAHMGELEFGAGVFYVYVCIDRKQLIENLEGNEELAQRGIKALVEAAVKMAPSGKQNSFASRAFANYVWAEKGDGQPRSLSVAFLKPVSGDDYLSEGIKKLNETARNMDASYGSVASERYVLNAMAGEGKLDELLNFAAQ
- the casB gene encoding type I-E CRISPR-associated protein Cse2/CasB; this translates as MEHATQNTSQKIDSKEAGEQVFTWWVGLEHQRGERAALRRCQSIDQVYGSPAFYELQRRLQGVGVVVGDDQLAAVAGLLSHVREHVSLSGEAGESSRGWGSFATHLATPREGGGDAKVSGLRFRRLLRIEDREELYGAMVRLIRMLNGKVDVHALTRDVVYWGPERRKRWAQDYYSRMPQEA
- the casA gene encoding type I-E CRISPR-associated protein Cse1/CasA, with product MSLNLIRDRWIPVVRMDGSKDVIRPAEMVAMGQESPPRQLLAARPDFNGTLIQFLIGLVQTTMMPSTPREWRRRRREEPSRAELEAAFEPWESAFELDAEEGPRFMQDFNCLEGEGKKKCLRNLLFNESGNSSSNKDLYTKRRNGVRFCSSCTAQAIFTLMLNATAGGSGHRVSLRGGGPMTTVVLGKSLWETVWSNVLDREFFIRKTRAGEVDTPEAIFPWLAPTVVSSDGTEVHPDQVNGLQAFWGMPRRIDLELQDCAPGHCGVCGERAEQTYESYRDKPHGVNYKGPWIHPLTSYQAGKTPSDAPNPTKGQLGGITYRNWVGFAINNPGRQAPAAVVERMQKLEGVGNIRTERLWAFGYDVDKDKVRSWHESKMPVVLVPEGQRERFEEHARAMVAGAGFAASVLVNALRRAFYGEPDVTSTGKVTWRVADAAKADKALFAGLEREFWGATEPLFYDEIDRVVGQKSLDASQLNAWRVGWGRTLRNEALAIFDRVAEPDPGRGFNPRAVVLARRGLSGTLRIEGKKFAKELTITELPAAAE